A window of Variovorax paradoxus EPS genomic DNA:
CGGCTGGTGGCCTGCCACTACGCAGAGAAGTTCCTCGATGGCGCGCCGCCCGTGCGCGCCGACGTTCCCGTGCTCGCCGTTCCGATGGCGACGAATCCCTGAGCTCATCCGTTTTTTTCAACCGTGTCTGAAGGAGTCCTCATGAAGACCCAATCCTCCGTTTCGCGCCGCTCACGAATGCTGGCGCTCCTGGCACCGACAGCGCTTGCGGCCCTTACCCTGGCCGCGGGTGCTGTGTCAGCCAAGACGCTGGTGTATTGCTCCGAAGGAAGCCCGGAGAATTTCTATCCGGGCATGAACACCACCGGCACGTCGTTCGACGTGACCACGCAGGTCTACAACACCATCGTCGAGTTCGAGCGCGGCGGCACCAAGGTCATGCCGGGACTCGCTGAAAAGTGGGACATCTCGCCCGACGGCACGGTCTACACCTTTCATCTCCGCAAGGGCGTGAAGTGGCACACCACGAGCAAGAGCTTCAAGCCCACGCGCGACTTCAACGCCGACGACTTCATCTTCATGCTCGAGCGCCAGTGGAAGGAGAGCGATCCGTTCTTCAAGGTCACGAGCCAGAACCACTCGTACTTCAACGACATGGGCATGCCCAAGCTCCTGAAGTCGGTGGACCGCATCGATGATTTCACGGTGAAGATCACGCTCAACCAGGCCGAGGCGCCGTTCCTCGCCAACCTGGCGATGCAGTACGCGGGCATCCAGTCGAAGGAGTACGCGATCGCGATGCTGAAGGCCGGCACGCCCGAGAAGGTCGACCAGGACCCGATCGGCACCGGCCCGTTCTACCTCGTGCAGTACCAGAAGGACGCGATCATCCGCTTCAAGGCCTTCCCGCAGTACTGGGGCGGCAAGGCGAAGATCGACGACCTCGTGTTCGCGATCACGCCCGATGCGTCGGTGCGCTGGGCCAAGCTGCAGAAGGGCGAATGCCACGTCATGCCGTACCCGAACCCAGCCGACCTCGACGCGATCCGCAAGGACCCGAACGTGCAGGTGCTGGAGCAGCCGGGCCTGAACGTGGGCTACCTCTCGTACAACACGACGAAGAAGCCTTTCGACGATGTGCGCGTGCGCAAGGCCATCAACATGGCGATCAACAAGAAGGCGATCATCGACGGCGTCTACCTCACGACTGGCGTTGCGGCGAAGAACCCGATTCCGCCGACCATGTGGTCCTACAACGATGCGATCAAGGACGATCCGTACGACCCCGAAGCCGCGAAGAAGCTCTTGGCGCAGGCCGGGTTCCCCGACGGTTTCTCGACCGACCTGTGGGCCATGCCGGTGCAGCGCCCGTACAACCCGAACGCCAAGCGCATCGCCGAGCTGATGCAGGCCGACCTCGCCAAGATCAACGTCAAGGCCGAGA
This region includes:
- a CDS encoding ABC transporter substrate-binding protein: MKTQSSVSRRSRMLALLAPTALAALTLAAGAVSAKTLVYCSEGSPENFYPGMNTTGTSFDVTTQVYNTIVEFERGGTKVMPGLAEKWDISPDGTVYTFHLRKGVKWHTTSKSFKPTRDFNADDFIFMLERQWKESDPFFKVTSQNHSYFNDMGMPKLLKSVDRIDDFTVKITLNQAEAPFLANLAMQYAGIQSKEYAIAMLKAGTPEKVDQDPIGTGPFYLVQYQKDAIIRFKAFPQYWGGKAKIDDLVFAITPDASVRWAKLQKGECHVMPYPNPADLDAIRKDPNVQVLEQPGLNVGYLSYNTTKKPFDDVRVRKAINMAINKKAIIDGVYLTTGVAAKNPIPPTMWSYNDAIKDDPYDPEAAKKLLAQAGFPDGFSTDLWAMPVQRPYNPNAKRIAELMQADLAKINVKAEIKSFEWGEYRKRLQAGEHQMGMLGWTGDNGDPDNFMYTLLGCASAKSASGSNISKFCYQPYEDLVVKAKSTVKQADRDALYKKAQVIFKEQAPWFTIAHAVQLKPVRKEVIDFKLSPFGRHTFYGVDIK